Proteins from one Triticum aestivum cultivar Chinese Spring chromosome 7A, IWGSC CS RefSeq v2.1, whole genome shotgun sequence genomic window:
- the LOC123151592 gene encoding peroxidase 1 translates to MAIRSLLLPLALLVLAASSAAVAQLEIGFYSKTCPDAEKIVGQEMAKIIAAAPSLAGPLLRLHFHDCFVRGCDASVLLESTDGNVAEKDAKPNKSLRGFGSVERVKAKLEAACPGIISCADVLTLMSRDAVVLAKGPFWPVALGRRDGRMSSATEASNELPPASGDVPLLAKIFASKGLDLKDLVVLSGAHTLGTAHCPSFADRLYNTTGENGAYGHVDQSLDSEYADKLRVKCKSVDDRAMLSEMDPGSFKTFDTSYYRQVAKRRGLFRSDAALLFDNTTMDYVQRMATGKFDGEFFKDFSASMIKMGDVGVLTGAEGEIRKKCYAPN, encoded by the exons ATGGCGATCAGGTCTTTACTGCTCCCTCTGGCCCTGCTGGTTCTCGCAGCTAGCTCGGCAGCGGTGGCTCAGCTGGAGATCGGCTTCTACAGCAAGACATGCCCGGACGCCGAGAAGATCGTCGGCCAGGAGATGGCCAAGATcatcgccgccgcgcccagcctCGCCGGCCCGCTTCTCCGCCTCCATTTCCATGACTGCTTCGTCAGG GGTTGTGACGCCTCTGTCCTGCTTGAATCCACCGACGGCAACGTGGCGGAGAAGGACGCCAAGCCGAACAAGAGCCTGCGAGGGTTTGGCTCCGTCGAGCGGGTGAAGGCCAAGCTCGAGGCCGCGTGCCCGGGCATCATCTCCTGCGCCGACGTGCTCACCCTCATGTCCCGCGACGCTGTCGTGTTGGCTAAGGGCCCCTTCTGGCCGGTGGCACTGGGAAGGCGAGACGGCAGGATGTCCAGCGCCACGGAGGCCAGCAACGAGCTGCCCCCGGCCTCCGGCGACGTCCCTCTACTCGCCAAGATCTTCGCCTCCAAGGGCCTCGACCTCAAGGATCTCGTTGTCCTCTCGGGCGCCCACACGCTCGGCACGGCGCACTGCCCATCTTTCGCCGACCGGCTCTACAACACCACCGGCGAGAACGGTGCCTATGGCCACGTCGACCAGTCTCTGGACAGCGAGTACGCCGACAAGCTGAGGGTCAAGTGCAAGAGCGTTGATGACCGCGCTATGCTGTCTGAGATGGACCCCGGGAGCTTCAAGACCTTCGACACCAGCTACTACCGCCAGGTCGCCAAGCGTAGGGGCCTCTTCCGCTCCGACGCGGCGCTCCTCTTCGACAACACCACCATGGACTACGTCCAGCGCATGGCCACCGGCAAGTTCGACGGCGAGTTCTTTAAGGACTTCAGCGCGTCCATGATCAAGATGGGCGACGTGGGCGTGCTCACCGGGGCCGAGGGAGAGATCAGGAAGAAGTGCTACGCCCCCAACTAG